ATCACGCAAAAAAGAGCTTGCGGGATTTTCCGGCGGCCTGTTAGCTTCGCCCCAAGTTCGCGGGTATAGCTTAGTGGTAAAGCTCTAGCCTTCCAAGCTAGCTATGCGGGTTCGATTCCCGCTACCCGCTCCATCTGATAGGACCCGATTATCCCGACCTGATTCCCAAACATGAAAACCACCTTCCGAATCGCGCTGGCAGCCACCGCGCTGGGTATGTTGCCCGCCATGGCTGAGGTCGATTGCCTCAAGCTCTCCGTCTCGGTGAAGCACGCAGTGGCTGCCCAGCCCCAGCAAGTTCTTCAGATCGTCGAGAAGGAAGTTGCCGCCAATCCCGATTGCTCCTGCGAGGTCGTTAAGTCGGCCATCGAAGGTTCCAAGGCCGATTCGAAGACCGTGGCTGCAATCGTCGAGACCGCCGCGACCGTCGCTCCCGACAAGATGCGCTTGATTTCCCAGTGCGCCGTGGCCGTGGCCCCGCAGGCTCTCGCCGACGTGCAAGCGGTGATGAGCCGCATTGACCCGAGCAAGGGCGAAGGTGGTTACAGCGCCAAGGGTTCCAAGGCAGCTCCGGAAGTTGCCGTGAAGCCGGCCTTCAATCCGCTTGATTTCCCGGGCCAAGGCCCCGTCGGTCCGACCCCTGGTGGTCCGCCGATCCTGCCGCCCGGCCTGCCGCCGACGATCCCGCCGGTGATCGTGCCGCCGATCGCCACCGACATCAATGCGGTCGTGATCCCTGATCAGGAACTGTGATTGGAAGTCGAAATACTTCCTGTTTCCTAACGTTCTAATATTTCCTCATGAAACGCAGCTTCCTTTCCACGCTCGCCGCGGCTTCGGCCATCGGTGCCGCTCAGGCCAGCCTTTACCACATCCAGGACGAAGCTCAGGAGAGCATTCCCCTCAAGTGGACCGCGGGCGTGAACCTGACTTGGGATGACAACGTGAATCCCACCGCCACCGGAGTGGGTGCTAATGACGATGCCGTCAGCGTCAATCCCTTCGTCGGCCTCTCCTTCGTTTCCATCACCCCGCAGACGACCTTGGACGTCTACGCCCGTGTTGGCGCGATCTACTACTTCGACGAGCCCGAGGCTCTCGGTTCCGAAGACATCTACGGCCAAGCCCGTGCCGGTGTGAACCTGACGCACCGCTTCAGCGAGCGTCTCCGTTTCTCCAGCCGTAATCACGTCTCCTATGAATTGGAGCCGGATTACTCCTACGGCTACGCCACCTCCCGCCAAGTGGGTGAATACCTCTACTGGCAGACCGACAACTCCGTCGGTTACCGCTGGTCCGAGCGTCTGGGCACCTACACCGGCTTCACGCTGTCGGGACTGGATTACGATTCCTCCGTGCCGAACGCCGACCGCTTCACATGGACGGTCTATAACCAGTTCCGCTATCAGCTCACCGAGCAGACCGTGCTCACGGCTGACTACCGCTACTCGGAAACCTCCGGTGACGGCCTCGCTTCCGACTCCACCAACCACTACCTGCTTGGTGGTGTGGAACACCGCTTCACCCCGAACACGATCATGATCGCCCGTATCGGTGCTCAGTTCCGCGAGGTGGATGACGTCGGTGCCGATGAGACGACCGATCCTTACGCCGAACTCGCCTTCAACACCCGCGTGAACGAGCAGTTCATGGTGCGCTCCTTCCTGCGCTACGGGATCGAAGATTACGACACCGTCGTGAACGTCTTCCCGGGTCCTTTGGTTGAATTCGATTCCCGCCAGACGCTCCGTATCGGTGTGACAGGCGAATACGAGCTCTCCCAGGCGCTCACCATCTTCGGTGGTGTTGACTACATCACCACCGACTACGAAGACGGTCGTAACGCGGTTACCAGTGCACCCGTCGCTGCCTCCGCTTCCGAGGACATCATCAACGCCTACGTGGGCGTCTCGCTGAAGTTCACCGAGAACCTCTACGGCAACGTGTCCTACAACTACACCGACTCCAGCTCCGACCTGCCGAACCGCAGCTACGACCGGAATCGCGTCAACCTCGGTGTTCGTGCCGAGTTCTGATCGGAGACATCATCGTTTCTCTTTCGAGCTAGTTTAGTACTCGTCCATTTTAAACATCGAGCTCCCGCAGTGGTCTACCATTGCGGGAGTTTTCGTTTGAATGGAGAGCGATCCGTGACAATAAGACATCCAGCAATCGCGACTAATGAACCAATCGTCCCACTCGTCGGAGGCCAATCTCCACGCCATTGATTACTGGCAGGTCATCAAGAACCGCTACGGCGTGATCCTCCTGACCTTCCTTCTCGTGTTCATGACAGCTCTGGTCATCACCTATGTGATGCCGAAGAAGTATGAAAGTAAGGCGGTCGTGCAGGTCCGACCGAAGACCGGAGGTAGCTTGGTCCTTCCAGGGCAAGCCGATTCCGGCCGCCTCTCCCTCGATAACGGGCAGACCTTCTTCCCGACCGAGTTCGAAGTGATCCGCGCCCAGAAGACCCTGGATACCGCCATTGAACGGCTCGATCTCGTGGGCCGATGGGGATCCGATGTCGACTCCGTCCGCCGCACCCTCCGTGGGATCGTGGATGCCCAGAACATTCGCGGCACTTCGTTGATCGAAATCCGGGTCCGCTACAATGATCCGAAAGATGCTCAAGCGATCGCCAAGGCGGTGTCCGAGGCCTACCGCGAACGTCGTACCAAGATCCAGGCGGAGTATGCCGAAGAGGCTTTGGATCAACTTCGCCGTGCCGTTGTTGCTCAGGAAGATGTGGTGGAAGACAAGCGCAAGCTGCTTTCACAGATCATCCGTCAGGGTAAGATCATTCCCGAAGGCCATACTCCCGGAGTCCGGGGAGGCGGCGGGGGCGGTTATACCGCGGACGACAGCGCCGAGGACGCACAGCGTAGCTTCGCTGCCTTGGAACAAGAGAAGATCGCGTTGGAGAGCCAGATCGAAACGCTGCTCAAGTACGACGGCCCTCAACTCATGGCCTATGCCGCAGGCCTTAGCCTGCCGGACAACATCATTCCCGTCCTGCTCCCCCAGTTCCAAGAGGCGAAGCGAAACTACGACGCCGCCCAGAGCTCCGGCTTGGGCATCCGTCACCCGCGCATGATCTCGCAAGCGAAGGTGCTTGAAGGCATGGAAGCGGACTTGGTGGAGGCCGCGGCAAATCTGCGCGAAACGCTCAAGGCAAAACTCGAACTGTCCAAGGAACAGCTTGCCCGCCTCGAGCAGCGCATGAATCAGAAGAAAGACGAGGCGATCAAAGCCGGTCTTGAAGGCCAAGGGTACAGCGATGCTCAAGCCGACTTTGAAAGCGCCCAAAGCCTTCTCGAGCAGCTCAAGCTGAAGCAGATCAACGACGAGATGGCTGGCAAGGTCTTCGAAGATCCGATCATCATTCATGAAGAGCCGACCCTTTCCCAAGTTCCGGTAAGCCCGAATGTGACCCTCAACCTCGCCCTCGGCGCGGTGGTTGGGCTCATCTTCGGTGTGGGCGTGGCCTTCTTCCTTGAGTATCTCGATACCTCGGTGAAGTCGCTCGAAGACGTCGAACGCTACCTGCAAGTGCCGGTGCTCGCCGTGATTCCAAAGGACGTCGGCGTGCTCTACAAGCAGAGCGGCATGAGCCCGGATGCGGAGGCCTATCGCATCTTGCGCACGAACATCGAGTTCAACCGCAAGAACCCCGAGGACAACGCCATCACGGTGGTTTCCGGTGGAGCAGGCGAAGGCAAGTCGACGACTCTGGTCAATCTCGCCTACATCTGTGCCCAGGGCGGTTACACCACCCTGATGATCGACGCCGACCTCCGTCGTCCGCGTCTCCACACCTTCTTCGACATCAACAATTCGGTCGGTCTGACCAACTATCTGACCACCGAACTGATGCTGGAAGATGTGATCCTGCAGACTCCGGTGGATAACCTCTACTTCATGCCCTCCGGCATCCTGCCGGCGGATGCCGCAGGGATCTTGAACTCACGCCGCATGTCGGAACTCATCCAGGACGTGAAGCAGCGCTTCGACCTGGTGTTGGTCGACTCCCCGCCCATCCTCGGCGTGAGCGATGCGTCCGTGCTCGCGAGCGAAGTGGACCTCACCATGATCGTGGTGCAGCACCGCAAGCTTCCCCGCAACATGCTCCTGCGCGTGAAGCAGGCAGTGGAGAACGTCGGTGGTCACGTCATCGGCGTGGTGCTGAACAACGTGGATGTCCGCAGCGACAGCCAGTATCAGTACTATACCAGCTACTACACCTACTATGCTCCCGCGGAATCCCAGCCGATTCCGTCCGGCAGCCAGTCCAGTGCCTCGCCTACATCCCCGCAGCCGCGCGCAGCACGCCCGGCTAAGAAGGACGACAAGCAAGACCTCTACTAATCACTTCACTTTAAAGTCTTTATCCTATGAACCGCATTTTTCTGTTGATTGCGTGTCTGCTCGGGTTCGCCGGGGCTGCATCGGCTCAAGTGACGATTGCCTCGGGGCAAGCCATCGAGATCCGGATCTCGGGTGTTCCCCAAGAGGAGATGACGATCGTGAACAACACCTATCCCGTGTCGGAACAGGGCACCATCCGTCTGCCCT
The genomic region above belongs to Luteolibacter rhizosphaerae and contains:
- a CDS encoding outer membrane beta-barrel protein; translated protein: MKRSFLSTLAAASAIGAAQASLYHIQDEAQESIPLKWTAGVNLTWDDNVNPTATGVGANDDAVSVNPFVGLSFVSITPQTTLDVYARVGAIYYFDEPEALGSEDIYGQARAGVNLTHRFSERLRFSSRNHVSYELEPDYSYGYATSRQVGEYLYWQTDNSVGYRWSERLGTYTGFTLSGLDYDSSVPNADRFTWTVYNQFRYQLTEQTVLTADYRYSETSGDGLASDSTNHYLLGGVEHRFTPNTIMIARIGAQFREVDDVGADETTDPYAELAFNTRVNEQFMVRSFLRYGIEDYDTVVNVFPGPLVEFDSRQTLRIGVTGEYELSQALTIFGGVDYITTDYEDGRNAVTSAPVAASASEDIINAYVGVSLKFTENLYGNVSYNYTDSSSDLPNRSYDRNRVNLGVRAEF
- a CDS encoding GumC family protein, which gives rise to MNQSSHSSEANLHAIDYWQVIKNRYGVILLTFLLVFMTALVITYVMPKKYESKAVVQVRPKTGGSLVLPGQADSGRLSLDNGQTFFPTEFEVIRAQKTLDTAIERLDLVGRWGSDVDSVRRTLRGIVDAQNIRGTSLIEIRVRYNDPKDAQAIAKAVSEAYRERRTKIQAEYAEEALDQLRRAVVAQEDVVEDKRKLLSQIIRQGKIIPEGHTPGVRGGGGGGYTADDSAEDAQRSFAALEQEKIALESQIETLLKYDGPQLMAYAAGLSLPDNIIPVLLPQFQEAKRNYDAAQSSGLGIRHPRMISQAKVLEGMEADLVEAAANLRETLKAKLELSKEQLARLEQRMNQKKDEAIKAGLEGQGYSDAQADFESAQSLLEQLKLKQINDEMAGKVFEDPIIIHEEPTLSQVPVSPNVTLNLALGAVVGLIFGVGVAFFLEYLDTSVKSLEDVERYLQVPVLAVIPKDVGVLYKQSGMSPDAEAYRILRTNIEFNRKNPEDNAITVVSGGAGEGKSTTLVNLAYICAQGGYTTLMIDADLRRPRLHTFFDINNSVGLTNYLTTELMLEDVILQTPVDNLYFMPSGILPADAAGILNSRRMSELIQDVKQRFDLVLVDSPPILGVSDASVLASEVDLTMIVVQHRKLPRNMLLRVKQAVENVGGHVIGVVLNNVDVRSDSQYQYYTSYYTYYAPAESQPIPSGSQSSASPTSPQPRAARPAKKDDKQDLY